A single Uloborus diversus isolate 005 chromosome 7, Udiv.v.3.1, whole genome shotgun sequence DNA region contains:
- the LOC129225577 gene encoding 6-phosphogluconate dehydrogenase, decarboxylating-like isoform X2 gives MPSDQKADLALIGLAVMGQNLILNMNDHGFVVCAYNRTVDKVDKFLNNEAKGTKVIGARSLEEMVAKLKKPRRVMLLVKAGDAVDNFINQLVPLLESGDIIIDGGNSEYTDSNRRCRMLKEKGLLFVGSGVSGGEEGARYGPSLMPGGAYEAWPHIKNIFQSVSAKVDGEPCCDWVGDEGSGHFVKMVHNGIEYGDMQLICEAYHLLKDSLGLDHDEMSQIFADWNRGELDSFLIEITSNILKYKDDGQPLVTKIRDSAGQKGTGKWTAISALEYGMPVTLIGEAVFARCLSSLKDDRVKASKYLKGPSGLRYQGNKKEFVEHIRKALYASKIVSYAQGFMLLREAAKEFNWKLNYGSIALMWRGGCIIRSAFLGNIKTAFDKNPDLSNLLMDQFFCDAIDNCQESWRHVLATAVTLGIPTPAFSTALAFYDGFRSEVLPANLIQAQRDYFGAHTYELLSEPGKFIHTNWTGHGGNVSSTTYNA, from the exons agcTGATCTTGCCTTAATTGGGCTAGCTGTAATGGGACAAAACCTGATTCTAAATATGAATGATCATGGATTTGTG GTTTGTGCTTATAATAGAACTGTAGATAAAGTCGACAAATTCCTTAACAACGAAGCCAAAGGGACCAAAGTCATTGGTGCACGCTCTTTAGAAGAAATGGTGGCCAAATTAAAGAAACCAAGAAGAGTCATGCTTCTCGTAAAAG CTGGAGATGCAGTTGATAATTTCATCAACCAACTTGTTCCTCTCCTGGAATCTGGAGATATTATCATAGATGGGGGAAACTCGGAATACACAGATTCTAATAGACGATGCagaatgttaaaagaaaaaggcTTGTTGTTTGTTGGATCTGGTGTTAGTGGAGGGGAAGAAGGTGCTCGATATGGGCCATCATTAATGCCCGGTGGTGCATATGAAGCATG gcctcatatcaaaaatatttttcaaagtgtatCTGCCAAAGTGGATGGAGAACCTTGCTGTGACTGG GTTGGAGATGAAGGATCTGgtcattttgtaaaaatggttCACAATGGCATTGAATATGGTGATATGCAACTTATTTGTGAAGCTTACCATTTACTAAAAGATTCCTTAGGACTTGATCATGATGAAATGAGCCAG aTCTTTGCTGATTGGAATAGAGGAGAATTAGATTCATTCCTGATTGAAATTACCAGTAATATTCTTAAATATAAGGATGATGGACAGCCATTAGTTACAAAAATAAGAGATTCAGCTGGACAG AAAGGAACTGGTAAATGGACAGCTATTTCTGCATTAGAATATGGCATGCCAGTAACACTTATAG GAGAAGCTGTTTTTGCAAGATGTTTGTCATCTTTAAAAGATGACAGAGTCAAAGCCAGCAAATATTTAAAAGGGCCATCTGGTCTTCGCTATCagggaaataaaaaagaatttgttGAACACATAAGAAAG GCTTTGTATGCATCAAAGATTGTATCTTATGCCCAAGGTTTCATGTTACTCAGAGAAGCTGCCAAAGAGTTTAATTGGAAGTTGAATTATGGCTCTATTGCCCTTATGTGGAGAGGTGGCTGCATCATTAGAAG TGCCTTTCTTGGCAACATCAAAACTGCATTTGATAAAAACCCAGATTTAAGCAATCTTTTGATGGATCAGTTCTTCTGTGATGCTATCGACAATTGCCAAGAGTCATGGAGACACGTTTTAGCAACTGCTGTTACATTGGGAATTCCTACTCCAGCATTTAGTACTGCTCTGGCATTCTATGATGGTTTTCGATCAGAAGTGTTGCCTGCTAATCTTATTCAG